The Mycolicibacterium mageritense genome contains a region encoding:
- the pyrF gene encoding orotidine-5'-phosphate decarboxylase, with translation MAGFGDRLVEAVATRGPLCPGIDPHPELLRAWDLDVDADGLRRFCDICVEAFADFAIVKPQVAFFEAYGSAGYVVLEDTIGALRDAGVLVLADAKRGDIGSTMAAYAAAWAGDSPLAADAVTASPYLGFGSLQPLLDTAAAHGRGVFVLAATSNPEGASVQRALAGERTVAQSIVDAVAEVNLASAAAGSVGVVVGATVTDPPDLHALGGPVLVPGVGAQGGRPEALGGLGGAKQLLPAVSREVLRAGPDVAALRAEAERFRDAVAYLA, from the coding sequence ATGGCCGGGTTCGGGGATCGGCTGGTCGAGGCGGTGGCGACGCGCGGGCCGTTGTGCCCCGGGATCGATCCCCACCCCGAGTTGTTGCGAGCCTGGGATCTCGACGTCGACGCGGATGGCCTGCGGCGGTTCTGCGACATCTGTGTCGAGGCGTTCGCCGACTTCGCGATCGTCAAACCCCAGGTGGCGTTCTTCGAGGCGTACGGCTCGGCCGGTTACGTGGTGCTCGAGGACACCATCGGGGCACTGCGCGACGCCGGTGTGCTGGTGCTCGCCGACGCCAAACGAGGCGACATCGGGTCGACCATGGCCGCCTATGCCGCGGCGTGGGCCGGCGACTCGCCGTTGGCGGCCGATGCCGTGACGGCCTCGCCATACCTCGGGTTCGGTTCGCTGCAGCCGCTGCTGGACACCGCTGCGGCCCACGGCCGCGGGGTGTTCGTCCTGGCCGCGACGTCCAATCCGGAAGGCGCCAGTGTGCAGCGCGCCCTCGCGGGGGAGCGGACCGTGGCGCAGTCGATCGTCGACGCCGTGGCCGAAGTCAACCTGGCGAGTGCGGCGGCGGGTTCGGTCGGTGTCGTCGTCGGCGCCACCGTGACCGACCCGCCCGACCTGCACGCCCTGGGCGGTCCGGTGCTGGTGCCCGGGGTAGGCGCGCAGGGCGGCCGTCCGGAGGCGCTCGGCGGCCTCGGCGGTGCCAAGCAACTGCTGCCCGCGGTCTCGCGTGAGGTGTTGCGTGCCGGACCCGATGTCGCGGCACTTCGCGCAGAAGCGGAGCGGTTCCGGGACGCGGTCGCCTACCTGGCCTGA
- a CDS encoding DUF2330 domain-containing protein — translation MLRPLVAVIVLVLAGLATNVAAPAWACGCGAYIPDQPGPAVVDERALIAWNGTTEDILMSFGVRGSSDKAAWIMPVPSAAEVTLGDGAAFDELARLTAPRIEYRDSWWPSFKWLAMGAGPVTDAAAPGGGVSVLDQQRIGPFDVTRLAADDPAALAGWLAGHGFPHPPGLDQNLAPYLADRWEIVAVQLAADTPDDGLTGTLQPLRLTFASERAVYPMRLSRSASTPQSIDLYVLADHRMDPSAVPVAGNTPTLRFAGALAPAQVSPALAPFVGDGAFLTRWSNQIDDPVAITGDYAFAPAAADTEYRQVIYRERDRGNVTGAALLIAIPTVFIAATIGITLWRVRRQAR, via the coding sequence ATGCTTCGGCCGCTCGTCGCCGTGATCGTGCTGGTGCTCGCGGGGTTGGCGACCAACGTCGCGGCACCCGCGTGGGCGTGCGGATGCGGTGCCTACATACCCGACCAGCCGGGGCCGGCCGTGGTCGACGAACGCGCGCTGATCGCCTGGAACGGCACGACCGAGGACATCCTGATGTCGTTCGGCGTCCGCGGCAGTTCGGATAAGGCCGCGTGGATCATGCCGGTGCCGTCGGCCGCCGAGGTCACGCTGGGCGACGGCGCGGCGTTCGACGAGCTCGCGCGGCTCACCGCGCCCCGGATCGAATATCGCGACTCGTGGTGGCCGAGTTTCAAATGGCTCGCCATGGGCGCCGGCCCCGTCACCGACGCCGCCGCGCCGGGCGGCGGGGTCAGCGTGCTAGACCAGCAGCGCATCGGCCCGTTCGACGTGACCAGGCTCGCGGCCGACGATCCCGCGGCCCTGGCCGGCTGGCTGGCCGGCCATGGTTTTCCGCATCCTCCGGGCCTCGACCAGAACCTGGCGCCCTATCTGGCCGACCGATGGGAGATCGTCGCGGTCCAGCTCGCAGCAGACACTCCTGACGACGGGCTCACCGGCACCCTGCAACCTCTGCGGCTGACGTTCGCGTCCGAGCGGGCGGTGTATCCCATGCGGCTGTCCCGGTCGGCCTCGACGCCCCAGAGCATCGACCTCTATGTGCTCGCCGACCATCGGATGGATCCCAGCGCCGTCCCGGTTGCCGGGAACACTCCGACGCTCCGATTCGCGGGTGCGCTGGCCCCGGCGCAGGTGTCGCCGGCGCTCGCACCGTTTGTCGGCGACGGCGCGTTCCTGACCCGGTGGAGCAACCAGATCGACGATCCGGTGGCCATCACAGGCGATTACGCCTTCGCGCCCGCGGCCGCCGACACCGAGTACCGGCAGGTGATCTACCGCGAACGCGACCGGGGCAATGTCACCGGCGCGGCACTGCTGATCGCCATCCCTACGGTGTTCATCGCCGCAACCATCGGCATCACCCTGTGGCGGGTCCGGCGTCAGGCCAGGTAG
- the mihF gene encoding integration host factor, actinobacterial type, with amino-acid sequence MALPQLTDEQRAAALEKAAAARRARAELKDRLKRGGTNLKQVLTDAETDEVLGKMKVSALLEALPKVGKVKAQEIMTELEIAPTRRLRGLGDRQRKALLEKFDQS; translated from the coding sequence GTGGCCCTTCCCCAGTTGACCGACGAACAGCGCGCGGCAGCGTTGGAGAAGGCTGCTGCCGCACGTCGAGCGCGAGCCGAGCTCAAAGACCGGCTCAAGCGTGGCGGCACCAACCTCAAGCAGGTGCTCACCGACGCCGAGACCGATGAGGTCTTGGGCAAGATGAAGGTCTCCGCGTTGCTGGAGGCCCTGCCCAAGGTCGGCAAGGTCAAGGCACAGGAGATCATGACCGAGCTGGAGATCGCCCCGACCCGCCGCCTGCGCGGACTCGGTGATCGTCAGCGCAAGGCCCTGCTGGAAAAGTTCGACCAGTCCTAA
- the gmk gene encoding guanylate kinase: MSAGRGVGHTARVVVLSGPSAVGKSTVVRCLRERLPDLYFSVSVTTRAPRPGEVDGVDYTFVTAERFQQLIDRGELLEWAEIHGGLHRSGTPAQPVREATKAGHPVLIEVDLAGARAVKKAMPEVISVFLAPPSWDELVARLSGRGTESPEVMTRRLETARVEMAAQGDFDQVVVNRQLDSACAELVSLLVGSN; the protein is encoded by the coding sequence TTGAGCGCCGGCCGAGGGGTCGGACACACGGCGCGTGTCGTGGTGTTGTCCGGCCCCTCTGCCGTCGGGAAGTCCACCGTGGTGAGGTGTCTGCGGGAGCGGCTTCCCGACCTGTATTTCTCCGTCTCGGTGACCACCAGGGCGCCGCGGCCGGGAGAGGTCGACGGCGTCGACTACACGTTCGTGACCGCCGAGCGGTTCCAGCAGCTCATCGACCGAGGCGAGCTGCTGGAGTGGGCGGAAATCCACGGTGGCCTGCACCGGTCGGGCACCCCGGCGCAGCCGGTGCGCGAGGCCACCAAGGCCGGGCACCCGGTGCTGATCGAGGTCGATCTGGCCGGCGCCAGAGCCGTCAAGAAGGCGATGCCCGAGGTGATCTCGGTCTTCCTGGCGCCGCCGAGCTGGGACGAGTTGGTCGCGCGGCTGTCCGGCCGCGGCACCGAATCGCCGGAGGTCATGACCCGCAGGCTTGAGACCGCACGGGTCGAAATGGCCGCGCAGGGAGACTTTGACCAGGTCGTGGTGAACCGCCAGTTGGATTCAGCATGCGCCGAATTGGTATCCTTGCTGGTGGGCAGTAACTGA
- the rpoZ gene encoding DNA-directed RNA polymerase subunit omega, whose amino-acid sequence MSTPHADAQLAAADDLGIESSAVSAYDTPLGITNPPIDELLDRASSKYALVIYAAKRARQINDYYNQLGDGILEYVGPLVEPGLQEKPLSIAMREIHEDLLEHTEGE is encoded by the coding sequence GTGAGCACCCCGCACGCCGATGCGCAGCTGGCCGCTGCGGACGACTTGGGCATCGAATCGTCCGCCGTCAGCGCCTACGACACGCCGCTGGGCATCACCAACCCGCCCATCGACGAGTTGCTGGACCGCGCGTCGAGCAAGTACGCGCTGGTGATCTACGCCGCCAAGCGCGCGCGCCAGATCAACGATTACTACAACCAGCTCGGTGACGGGATCCTCGAATACGTCGGCCCGCTGGTCGAGCCCGGCCTCCAGGAGAAGCCGCTGTCGATCGCGATGCGGGAGATCCACGAGGATCTCCTCGAGCACACCGAGGGCGAATAG